The Candidatus Tanganyikabacteria bacterium genome window below encodes:
- a CDS encoding O-antigen ligase family protein yields MTASAELRAAGMRAIAPVWLWPWCAFLFLAPFEALFNVADLATPFRLLGVGAAFLLALACPGRIAATPTLAVAFLVMALAISYFGSIDPAATRSALVPIGMAWLTYLFATAAGLDRGHFVASARAWLWGGSLASALALAAFAAGRTDPDGRLVPFLGPHEGDPNFFVAGLIFPFAIGMLFIGSRARRLEGLAAVAPILAAAALAQSRGGLLALAITLAVLLACGKRWKTFIATCLLVPALYLGFQAEVGRMDFKDLSGSRRTEIWPVGLDAGLSNWQAGTGMATFPRLTSSAGGLYWPRDAHSTYLQAFTEVGYPGLVGVLLVFGTHLGIRRRAPYSAPVLAGLAGTLVAGIFLHMLAFEILWLGWIVAAQTAAYQSRPVPLPVRAS; encoded by the coding sequence ATGACCGCCAGCGCGGAACTCCGGGCGGCGGGAATGCGCGCCATTGCGCCGGTCTGGCTCTGGCCCTGGTGCGCATTCCTTTTCTTGGCGCCGTTCGAGGCCCTGTTCAACGTGGCGGATCTGGCCACCCCCTTCCGCCTGCTCGGCGTGGGGGCCGCCTTCCTCCTGGCGCTGGCCTGCCCTGGCCGCATCGCGGCGACGCCGACGCTCGCCGTCGCGTTCCTCGTGATGGCCCTGGCGATCTCGTACTTCGGTTCCATCGATCCGGCCGCCACGCGGTCGGCGCTCGTGCCGATCGGCATGGCCTGGCTGACGTACCTGTTTGCCACCGCCGCCGGCCTGGATCGAGGCCATTTCGTCGCCTCGGCCCGCGCGTGGCTGTGGGGCGGGAGCCTGGCGTCCGCCCTCGCGCTCGCGGCATTCGCCGCGGGTCGCACCGATCCGGACGGCCGCCTCGTGCCGTTCCTCGGGCCGCACGAGGGCGATCCCAACTTCTTCGTCGCCGGCCTGATCTTCCCGTTTGCCATCGGAATGCTGTTCATCGGCTCGCGCGCGCGGCGCCTCGAAGGCCTGGCGGCCGTCGCGCCCATCCTGGCGGCAGCGGCCCTGGCGCAGTCGCGCGGCGGGCTCCTGGCCCTGGCAATCACGCTGGCCGTGCTCCTGGCTTGCGGAAAGCGCTGGAAGACCTTCATCGCCACGTGCCTGCTCGTGCCGGCGCTCTACCTGGGATTCCAGGCGGAAGTCGGTCGCATGGACTTCAAGGATCTCTCCGGGTCGCGGCGCACCGAGATCTGGCCGGTCGGCCTCGACGCGGGGCTGAGCAACTGGCAGGCCGGGACGGGCATGGCGACGTTCCCCAGGCTGACCAGTTCGGCAGGGGGCCTCTACTGGCCGCGAGACGCTCACAGTACCTACCTCCAGGCCTTCACCGAGGTCGGCTACCCGGGCCTGGTGGGCGTGTTGCTCGTCTTCGGGACCCACCTGGGCATCCGCCGCCGTGCGCCCTACTCCGCGCCCGTCCTGGCGGGCCTGGCCGGAACGCTCGTCGCCGGGATCTTCCTGCACATGCTCGCCTTCGAGATCCTCTGGCTCGGCTGGATCGTCGCGGCGCAGACCGCGGCCTACCAGTCCCGGCCGGTGCCCTTGCCGGTCCGGGCAAGCTGA